In a genomic window of Suricata suricatta isolate VVHF042 chromosome 12, meerkat_22Aug2017_6uvM2_HiC, whole genome shotgun sequence:
- the SPO11 gene encoding meiotic recombination protein SPO11 isoform X2, with the protein MAESGVGQMKIPHSEVLASIESVIQDVLTALGQNRAPVFTIDNRSSWENIKFEDSVGLQMAPHCTRRKIKSDSPKSAKNFALILKILSMIYKLVQSNSYATKRDIYYTDSQLFGNQTVVDNIINDISCMLKVPRMSLHISSTSKGLIAGNLRYIEEDGTKVHCACGSTAVAVPSNIQGIRNIITDAKFLLIVEKDATFQRLLDDNFCNRMSPCIMVTGKGVPDLNTRLLVKKLWETLHVPVFTLVDADPHGIEIMCIYKYGSMAMSFEAHNLTVPAIRWLGLLPSDIKRLNIPKDTLIPLTKRDQMKLDSVLKRPYVTCQPFWRKEMEIMADCKMKAEIQALTFLSSDYLSRVYLPNKLKFGGWI; encoded by the exons ATGGCAGAGTCTGGAGTAGGACAAATGAAGATACCCCA TTCTGAGGTTCTGGCTTCTATAGAAAGTGTCATCCAAGACGTCCTCACCGCCCTGGGACAAAATCGGGCTCCCGTGTTCACCATAGACAACCGGTCAAGCTGGGAAAACATAAA GTTTGAGGATTCTGTGGGTCTTCAGATGGCACCTCATTGTaccaggagaaaaatcaaaagtgATTCACCAAAGTCAGCTAAAAATTTTG CTCTCATTCTTAAAATATTGTCCATGATTTACAAATTAGTACAGAGCAACAGTTATGCAACCAAAAG GGACATATATTATACTGACAGCCAACTCTTTGGTAACCAGACTGTCGTGGACAATATTATCAATGACATTTCTTGCATGTTAAAAGTGCCAAGGATGAGTCTACATATA TCATCCACATCAAAAGGTTTAATTGCTGGCAACTTGAGGTACATCGAGGAAGATGGAACCAAAGTGCACTGCGCCTGCGGTTCGACA GCTGTTGCTGTGCCTTCTAACATTCAAGGAATTCGAA ATATAATTACAGACGCAAAATTTCTGTTAATTGTGGAAAAAGACGCAACCTTTCAGCGACTCCTGGATGACAACTTCTGCAACAGGATGTCTCCATGCATCATGGTCACG GGAAAGGGGGTCCCTGACCTGAACACGAGGCTGTTGGTCAAGAAGCTGTGGGAGACACTTCACGTTCCTGTCTTCACCCTCGTCGACGCCGACCCGCACG GCATAGAAATAATGTGCATCTATAAGTACGGGTCGATG GCAATGTCTTTTGAAGcccataatctcacggttccagCTATTAGATGGCTCGGTCTCCTCCCTTCTGATATTAAACG GTTAAACATCCCTAAAGATACTTTAATTCCGCTGACAAAGCGGGACCAGATGAAACTGGACAGTGTCCTGAAAAGACCTTACGTTACGTGCCAACCATTTTGGAGAAAAGAA ATGGAGATCATGGCAGACTGTAAGATGAAGGCGGAGATCCAAGCTCTGACCTTCCTCTCGTCAGATTACCTTTCCAGAGTGTACTTACCAAACAAGCTGAAATTCGGAGGATGGATATAA
- the SPO11 gene encoding meiotic recombination protein SPO11 isoform X1 gives MAFAPVGPEASFFEALDQHRASLLAALRRGGGEPAGGGTRLASSSEVLASIESVIQDVLTALGQNRAPVFTIDNRSSWENIKFEDSVGLQMAPHCTRRKIKSDSPKSAKNFALILKILSMIYKLVQSNSYATKRDIYYTDSQLFGNQTVVDNIINDISCMLKVPRMSLHISSTSKGLIAGNLRYIEEDGTKVHCACGSTAVAVPSNIQGIRNIITDAKFLLIVEKDATFQRLLDDNFCNRMSPCIMVTGKGVPDLNTRLLVKKLWETLHVPVFTLVDADPHGIEIMCIYKYGSMAMSFEAHNLTVPAIRWLGLLPSDIKRLNIPKDTLIPLTKRDQMKLDSVLKRPYVTCQPFWRKEMEIMADCKMKAEIQALTFLSSDYLSRVYLPNKLKFGGWI, from the exons ATGGCCTTTGCCCCGGTGGGGCCTGAGGCCTCGTTCTTCGAGGCTCTGGACCAACACAGGGCGTCCCTGCTGGCCGCCCTGAGGAGAGGCGGCGGGGAGCCCGCGGGCGGGGGGACGCGCCTGGCCTCGAG TTCTGAGGTTCTGGCTTCTATAGAAAGTGTCATCCAAGACGTCCTCACCGCCCTGGGACAAAATCGGGCTCCCGTGTTCACCATAGACAACCGGTCAAGCTGGGAAAACATAAA GTTTGAGGATTCTGTGGGTCTTCAGATGGCACCTCATTGTaccaggagaaaaatcaaaagtgATTCACCAAAGTCAGCTAAAAATTTTG CTCTCATTCTTAAAATATTGTCCATGATTTACAAATTAGTACAGAGCAACAGTTATGCAACCAAAAG GGACATATATTATACTGACAGCCAACTCTTTGGTAACCAGACTGTCGTGGACAATATTATCAATGACATTTCTTGCATGTTAAAAGTGCCAAGGATGAGTCTACATATA TCATCCACATCAAAAGGTTTAATTGCTGGCAACTTGAGGTACATCGAGGAAGATGGAACCAAAGTGCACTGCGCCTGCGGTTCGACA GCTGTTGCTGTGCCTTCTAACATTCAAGGAATTCGAA ATATAATTACAGACGCAAAATTTCTGTTAATTGTGGAAAAAGACGCAACCTTTCAGCGACTCCTGGATGACAACTTCTGCAACAGGATGTCTCCATGCATCATGGTCACG GGAAAGGGGGTCCCTGACCTGAACACGAGGCTGTTGGTCAAGAAGCTGTGGGAGACACTTCACGTTCCTGTCTTCACCCTCGTCGACGCCGACCCGCACG GCATAGAAATAATGTGCATCTATAAGTACGGGTCGATG GCAATGTCTTTTGAAGcccataatctcacggttccagCTATTAGATGGCTCGGTCTCCTCCCTTCTGATATTAAACG GTTAAACATCCCTAAAGATACTTTAATTCCGCTGACAAAGCGGGACCAGATGAAACTGGACAGTGTCCTGAAAAGACCTTACGTTACGTGCCAACCATTTTGGAGAAAAGAA ATGGAGATCATGGCAGACTGTAAGATGAAGGCGGAGATCCAAGCTCTGACCTTCCTCTCGTCAGATTACCTTTCCAGAGTGTACTTACCAAACAAGCTGAAATTCGGAGGATGGATATAA